The region GAAGCAGCTTTTCCTTCAGGACAGTTTAGGCAGAAAGTCAGTAAATATTTTTGCCAGCAGTAGTAATAGTTTCATCCTTCAGGGAGAAGCTGAGCTTGATAAAAGCTTATAACATTGCTATCAGTAGCAAATTGAAGAATGAACAACTGCCTCGCGAGTTATCAAAGCCGTAAGTAAAACAGCGATTCTCCCAGGCAAACGCCGTGCGAGCGATCTTTTCACGATGATCATCCTTGTATAACTTGTGCTTGGAGGTTTCCAAGCAAAATTCCCATATCCATTTGCTAAGACATCTCGAAAAATACGCTTAACCAATATCAGAGGCTAACTATGTCCCCACACAAAGCTCAAATAAAGAACGATATTAGCAATGTTGTGTCAGGGGAGAAGCGTGAAGCGTTAGCGCAGCAGGACGAAGTCCAGCTATATATGCAAGCTGAATCGCCATCCATACCTACTTCCAAATTGAAGATTGACTCGTCCAACAAGCATTTTAAGGTTGTTGCACCTTCCCTGACCGAGCCGCCCGATCTAGTCTGCTTGTCACATTTGCGCTGGGATTTTGTGTACCAAAGACCGCAACATCTTCTGAGCCGCTGTGCAAAAGAACGGCGTGTATTCTTTATCGAAGAGCCAATTTTTAGCAGCGACTCTTCAGGGCGACTGGATATCGGCAGGCGCGAGAGTGGGGTTTGGGTTGTGGTGCCGCACTTGAAAGAAGGATTGAGTCAGTCAGAAGTAAATACAGCTCTACAAATGCTGCTGGGCGAGTTATTTGCAGAACGCCAGATCGGTCAGTACATATTTTGGTACTACACACCGATGGCTATGGCATTCACGCGCCACTTAAAGCCGTTAGCGATCGTGTACGATTGCATGGACGAGCTGTCCGCATTCAACGGAGCGCCGCCTGCGATGAGGGAATCCGAAGCTGAACTCCTCAAGCGTGCCGACATAGTGTTTACAGGTGGACAAAGCCTTTACGAAGCAAAACGCGATCGCCACCCGAACGTCTACGCATTTCCCAGTAGCATCGAAAAGGCGCACTTTGCACAGGCGAGAAACTTCACAGCAGATCCAGCAGACCAAGCAGATATTCCCCATCCCCGCCTGGGATTCTTTGGCGTGATAGACGAACGGATGGATATCGAACTGCTTGGAGGCATTGCCGCAGCGAGACCCGACTGGCATCTAGTTATCATCGGCCCAGTTGTCAAAATCGATCCAGCAATATTGCCGCGCCCCCAAAATATTCATTATCTTGGGGGCAAATCATATAAAGAGTTGCCTGCATATCTTGCCGGGTGGGATGTAGCGATGCTGCCGTTTGCACGCAACTCCTCAACAAGGTTTATTAGCCCTACCAAAACTCCCGAATACCTCGCCGCAGGTAAGCCAGTTGTGTCTACCTCAATCCGGGATGTTGTTCGCCCCTACGGAGAGAACGGTTTGGTGCGAATTGCAGATACAGTTGCAGACTTTGTTGCAGCAGCTGAGACGGCGCTCAATGAAAATCCTCATCAATCGGGATGGCTCTTAAGCGTTGATACCTTCCTAGCACAAAACTCTTGGGATCGCACTTGGGATCGCATGACGGAACTGATGCAGTCAGCGGTCACTAAGTAATTAGTAATTTCAAGATTGAAAAATTCAAGCTTGAATTTTTCAATCTAAAATTTCAAATTCTCTTCACCTATCAGCAATTAACTAACTATGTTCGATTACCTAATTGTCGGAGCGGGATTCTCTGGAAGCGTCCTTGCAGAGAGACTTGCCACTCAACTTGGCAAAAAAATTCTCATTGTTGATACTCGCAATCACATCGGCGGGAATGCCTACGACCATTATGATGATGCCGGTATTCTCGTGCATAAATACGGCCCGCACATCTTTCACACCAACTCCCGCGAAGTATTCGAGTATCTCTCGAACTTCACCGAGTGGCGACAATACGAGCATCGCGTACTTGCCAGCGTGGATGGTCAGCTACTGCCAATTCCGATTAACCTCGATACTGTCAATAAGCTTTACGGGCTCAATCTTAACTCATTCGAGTTGACCAAGTTTTTCGAGTCGGTAGCTGAACCAAAAGAATATATCCGCACCTCAGAAGATGTAGTTGTCAGCAAAGTGGGTCGGGAACTCTACGAGAAGTTTTTCCGCAACTACACTCGCAAGCAATGGGGTATGGACCCCTCTGAACTGGACAAGTCTGTGATCGCCCGCGTGCCAACCCGGACGAACCGGGACGATCGATATTTCACGGACTCGTATCAGGCAATGCCGCTACACGGCTATACCCGAATGTTCGAGAAGATGTTGTCTCATCCGAACATCAAGGTGATGCTCAACACCGATTACCGGGAGATTCAGGATGTGATTCCGTATCGGGAAATGGTGTATACAGGGCCAGTTGATGCCTTCTTCGATTACCGCTTCGGGAAGTTACCTTATCGATCGCTGGAATTTAAGCACGAAACGCACAATACACCGACGTATCAACCAGCGCCAGTGGTGAACTATCCTAACGAACATCCATACACCCGCGTTACGGAGTTCAAGTATCTGACGGGACAGTCACACGGGAAAACTAGCATTGTCTACGAGTTGCCGCGTGCTGAGGGAGACCCTTACTACCCTGTACCGCGCCCAGAAAATGCCGAAATCTACAAGAAATACAAGGCGTTGGCTGAAGCAACTCCCCATGTGCATTTCGTGGGACGGTTGGCGACGTACAAGTATTACAATATGGATCAGGTTGTGGCTCAGGCTCTCACAATGTACTCTAACCTAATCGCACGTAGCACTTTGGAGCAGCATATCGAGAACGGTCATGCTCTGACCGTTTAGAACGCTGGTTCGGCAATAAATAAGGGAAAACAAAAAGGTATTGCTCCTTTGTGTTTTCCTTTTTGCATTAAAACATTCTTGCATAAAAAGGACATTCAGGGAGTAATAAACTGATGTATATTTTTAAGCAAACACGCTTATCGCACCCGACGCGATCGCCCATTAACGAATCCTCGACAAAAGCCATAGAGCCAATCAAGCCTCTACTGCCCGATCGAAAAACCATAGACAGCAGTAGAGTAATCCACCATAAAGCAGCAATAGAGATGCAGTATACCGATCCTGAAATATCCTCTTATTCTCAAGCTAATGCTAGCGACATGGCTGTTTTAAATCGCTCAAATCGCGGTCGTATTGCTATTTTTATAGATGGCTCGAATTTATTTTATGCAGCTTTAGAACTAGGCATTGAAATTGACTACCTCAAACTTCTTTGCTATTTAACTAATGGTTCTCCGCTGTTGCGCTGTTTATTTTACACCGGAGTAGATCCGACGAATGAAAAGCAGCAGGGTTTTTTGCACTGGATGCGTCGTCACGGCTACCGCGTGATTAGTAGAGATATAATCCAGCTTCCAGACGGCTCTAAAAAAGGTAATCTGGACGTGGAAATTGCTGTAGATATGGTAACTTTGGCCGAATACTACGATACTGCCATCTTAGTCAGCGGTGATGGAGATCTAGCCTATGCCGTTAATGCAGTTAGTTACCGAGGCGCGCGGGTTGAAGTCCTTGGTCTGCGGTCTATGACTAGCGAAATCTTGCTGAATGTTGCTGACAGTTACATTGATTTGGATGCCATTAAAGAAGATGTGCGAAAGACTCCGGCAACAGGCTATTATTACCGATCTTTCTCTGGCATTCAGGTAGAAGAACAAATAAGCGATGGTAATCTGCCAAATAGTTTTGACTGAGTTATGATATCAAATTTAATAGTGCGCCAAAAGATGACCAAAAATGTTTATAAAATTAGGAATTTAACAATCTACAAGTTTTCCTCATTTACCTGAGACTGCGTTGACATTGCTACGGTATCTCCTGGCTGGGATGGCCATCGGACACTCAAAATAGTAGAATCTTCCTCAGCCAACCAACAATGAGACACACCAGGAGACCAGAGAACATAATCTCCTTCGCGGGATAGTACAACTTCTCGATCGGGAAACTGAACGCGGAATCGTCCTTTAATAAGAATGGAAAGTGTGGTTGCTTGGGCGTTCATTCCCCACTGAGATCTACCCTCTCCGGCTGGGTGAACTCCCCATTTCACTTCTAGATCTGAGGTTGAACGGGGATCGTCGGTCGGAGTTACAAAATGACCGATGAACCAACCCCAGCGACTCGCACCTTCAATATCGGCGTTTCCAAAGACAATTTTAGCTTGCATTTACTAATTCAACTATCGAAAGGCTAGTTCATTTCTACCAAAAGAATAGGTTTAATGCTAACTGAGTTTGTGTTCCTGAATACAAAATAATCTTAAAAGCAGTTTAGGATTTATATTTTCTGAATAGCATTGTCAAATTAATGTTTATAGAATACTACTTTTGTATGCAGACCCATGCCTACAGATAGAGGAATGGATATAACAGGAATGATAGATTTTAAAAGAAGGGCTACTCAACGTAAATTAGCCGAAATCGAAAAACTATTACTACTTATTGAGGTTTGGGATATGAGTCAGGTTGTTAAAGTTGTCCAGTATCCTGATGTTTTGGACAGCAATATGGCTACTCAGTTTCATCAAGAAATCGAGGATGTTGTCAAGGCTGGTGCCAATATTGTTTTGCTGGATTTGAAGAATCTAACATCTATTACCAGTTCTGGATTAATGGTTTTAGTGGAAGCATTCAAATTGATTCGATCCGCTGGCTGTAACTTGTTCATCTGCTCTTTGAACGAGCAGGTCAGAATATTATTTGAACTTACCGGCTTGGATCTGGTCTTTCAAGTTTTTGCTAGTCTGGATGAATTTAATAGCAGAATGCTGCTAAAAAAATAGGTCTCTGGTCAATTTTAGGATTTAGCCAGCCGACCAAATGTATAGCAAAGTGATAAAGGCTTAGTGCTTCGGCTTTAGTAAAAACACAGTCCCCGTCTTGCTTTGAGCGTTTAATACTGTCCTAACCGATGTGACTGTGGCTATAAAAGCCAAAAACCTGAAATAGTAATAACTTTTCTAAGCTCTAAGCTGTATCTGTATAGCAGCTTGGAGCTTACTTGTTTTGAGGTCAAGCCATCTAAACGATCGCTAAAACCACATTGTAGCGGTTCTTATATGAGTCCAAGGCTGCTTCTGGGGACTGCGAGAAAGCGAGGAAAGGGGGAACTATATTTGCTCAAAACGAAACTGCTATAGCAAAGTGCTTCGGCTTTAGTACAAACACAGTCGCTTCCTTGCTTTAAGCGATCGATACTGTCCTAACCTATGTGACTGTGGCTATATTAAGAAAAAAACTAGCTTAAAAACGGACTCATCACTAAGAATTACGATTCTGTAAGGCTTAAAATTTTTTTCAAATAATTTACCAAAAATAGTTACAGCTCGGATACCAATGGGTAAGATAGAGATATAACCTATGGTAGATGTCTCTTATGAACACTTTTGGTAAGTGGCTTGAAGATTGTTATGTGAAAAATCCCACCGATCGCAACAACGGCGCTGTTGTTTCCCAGCCTGAAACAGCTTATCCGCGTCCGCAGTTAGAGCGGGCCAACTGGATTTGCCTAAACGGCCTTTGGAGCTTTACTTTTGACGATCGGGGAAGATTTACAAAACCCACTGATATTCCTAACTGGACTCATACAATTGAAGTTCCCTTCGCTCCGGAATCTGCCAAGAGCGGTATAGGCGACAGGGGTTTTCACCCGAACTGCTGGTACGAACGCGAATTTGAGGTAGACAAAGGTGAAGGTCGGGTGCTACTGCACTTCGGGGCTGTAGACTATCACGCCCGCGTGTGGGTCAACGGTCAATTTATGGCGGAACATGAAGGCGGATACACCCCTTTCAGCATCGATATTACACCTGTATTGAATGAAAATGGGCCGCAGAAAGTCACAGTCTGGGCGCAGGACGACCCGCACGATTTAGCCAAGCCCCGTGGAAAGCAGGATTGGCAGCTCGAACCGCACAGTATTTGGTATCCGCGTACCAGCGGTATCTGGCAGACGGTTTGGGCTGAGGTTGTTCCCAGCACTTATATTGATCGTATACGCTGGACGCCGCATTTCGATCGCTGGGAAATTGGCTTTGAAGCTTTTGTTGCGGGCGCACTGGACGATGGTATCCAAATAAAAGTCAAACTGACAGTTGGCTGCCAACTGCTGGTGAACGATACCTACGAAGTGATCAACGGCGAGATCCACCGACGCATCGCACTTTCTGACCCTGGTATCGACGACTACCGTAACGAGTTGTTGTGGAGTCCCGAAAAACCAACTTTAATAGATGTAAAGGTGCAACTGTGGCATAATGACACTCTACTTGATGAAGTAAAGTCTTATACAGCAATGCGGACGGTGAGTATACAGCGCGATCGCTTCATGCTCAACGGGCATCCCTACTATCTGCGCCTAGTTCTAGACCAAGGCTACTGGCCCGACACGCTGACTACCGCGCCCTCAGATGAGGCACTGCGGCAGGATGTCGAGCTAGTCAAAGCAATGGGCTTCAACGGTGTCCGCAAGCACCAAAAAATTGAAGATCCTCGCTTCTTGTACTGGGCGGATGTACTCGGTCTGATGGTCTGGGAAGAAATGCCCAGCGCCTATCGATTCACTCCCAAAGCCGTAGAAAGGATCACCAAAGAATGGACTGAGGTAATCCAGCGGGATTCCAGCCACCCGTGCATCGTGGTGTGGGTGCCCTTCAACGAATCTTGGGGAGTTCCCGACCTGACGGCGACGGCGGCTCACCGTAACTATGTCCAAGCACTCTACCACTTGACCAAAACCCTAGACCCGACTCGTCCGGTGATTGGCAACGACGGCTGGGAGAGTACGGCAACTGACATCATTGGTATCCACGACTACGGAGTTCACGATCGCAACAAGGCCAAGAGCTTAGCAAAGCGCTACGGGCCTCAAGTTAACATAACGGAACTCTTCGATCGCCGCCGTCCGGGAGGTCGCGTCCTGACGCTGGATGGTTATCCTCATAGCGGACAGCCAGTAATGCTCACCGAGTTTGGTGGGATAGCCTATGCCGCAAGGGAAACCCCCAATGCTGACAAAATCTGGGGATACGCGCAATTTTCAAATGTCTCGGAGTTGCAAAAGAACTATACCGCCTTGCTAAATGGGGTCAACAAGGTGGAAATGTTCAGCGGCTTTTGCTACACGCAGCTAACGGATACCTTCCAGGAAGCTAACGGTCTATTGTATGCCGATCGCACGCCGAAGTTTTCTATTGAGGCGATTAAAGCAGCAACTCTTGGCTGGACTACCGAAGAGGAAGATGCACTACCAGAAGCCCATGAAGCAAAATGGTCAGAAGTTGACCTTTTGAAAGCTAATGGGAATGGGAATGGGTAATGGGAAAAGTTAAGGGGAAAGGGGTATTTTCCCTTAACTTTTCCCCCTCCCTTCTTCCCCACCACCTACTGCCTACTACCCCTGACCGATTACCAATTACCAATTACCAATTACCGATGAGCATCTTTGAGAGTTTTTTTATCGGTGGCTTTGAATGTTCCACCCATCGCTTGCCATCCGGAAAACGTCTAGACGTAGTTGCAGCCACCGGACACGATAAGTTTCTTGCCGCCGACTACAAACGTTTACAAGAGCAAGGTATATTAACTGTTCGCGAAGGCATTCGCTGGCACCTGATCGAGCCGACACCTGGCAAGTACGACTTTTCCAGCGTGCTGCCCACGATCCGCACAGCGCGGGACATGGGTATGCAGGTAATCTGGGATCTCTTCCACTACGGATGGCCTGATGATATTGATATCTTCAGTCCAGCTTTTATCGAACGTTTTGAACGTATGGTGCTTGCCTTTATGGAAGTGCTAAGTAGCGAAACTGACACAGTACCTTTTATTTGCCCTGTCAACGAGATTTCATTCGTTTCTTGGGCGGGTGGCGATGCAGCTTATATCAATCCGTTTTGCAAAAAACGGGGGGATGAACTAAAAGCACAATTGGTGCGATCGGCGATCGCAGCCATAGAAGCAGTCTGGCATATTAATCCTAGTGCCAGAATTGTCCATATTGACCCGGCAATCAATATTATTGCCGATCCCAAAAAATTGAAAGATCGTATTCTTGCGGAGGACTACCGCTTATCCCAGTACCAAGGATGGGATATGCTGGCTGGGCGTCAACGACACGAACTGGGCGGTAAGGAAAAATATCTGGATATTATTGGGGTAAATTATTACGATCGCAACCAGTGGATTCACAATCAAGACCCCATGAAGCTGGACGACCCCCTGTATACCCCCTTCAGGTATATGTTACAGGAGGTTTACGAACGTTACGAACGCCCTCTGTTTATAGCTGAAACGGGGACTGAGGATAATTTTCGTCCTACATGGTTTAACTATGTATGCAGTGAGGTAGTCGCCGCCATTCAGATGGGTATTCCCATTGATGGCCTGTGCTTGTATCCAATTGTTAACCATCCGGGTTGGGATGACGATCGCCACTGCCACAACGGCCTTTGGGATTATCCTAACGAGGTAGGCGATCGCGAAATCTACCAACCTTTAGCACGAGAGTTGCAATACCAAAGACAGCAAATTGAGCCAATGCTGAGCAAGAGTTAGGACAAACCCTTAAAAAACTTGATGGATGCAGTTATCATGACGGAGTTCATAGTTGTTTTGGAAGATTACGAAGGGCGTATAGCACCAATGCGCGATCGCCTCAACGAGTCTTTCTCAAAATGGTCGCACGTATTCTTCGACAATGCCCCGGATATGATAGAGTGGCTCTCAAACCACTTGCACGACTGCATCCTCATCAGTCTCGATCACGATCTAGGCCCCAACAGAAAACATAATGGGGAAGTATTTGACCCTGGAATTGGTCGTGATGTAGTAGATTATTTAGCATCAAAACCTGCACAATGCCCTGTAATTATTCACTCTTCCAACAATATTGCTGCCATTGGGATGGAAATGGCTCTCAGTTACGGCCATTGGACAGCTGAAAGAGTGATTCCCTTCCCTAACTTGGAATGGATTGACAGCGATTGGGCTGTTGCGATCGCCAGATTATTGAAAACCAAAAATATAGAAAATCTGAATGAACCGGATATTTTAAATTTGATGGGTACAGCGATCGCTGACAAAATTCGTGGTATTATTTACGGTCAAGCAATTGGCGATGCTTTGGGTTTAGGGACAGAAGGTTTATCAAAATCCCAAGTTGCAGAATATTATCCAAATGGATTAAGGCGGTATAGTGAAATTGTGCGCGATCGGTATCGTTCGGCGTGGGTAGTAGGCGATTGGACAGATGATACCGATCAAATGTTGTGTATTCTAGATAGTCTTGTAGAAAAACAGCAAGTCGATGTCTTAGATATCGGACTGCGTTTTTATAAATGGGCATCCGCCGCTAATCCCGGCATTGGGAGAACAACTTACGAAGTGCTTTTTTCCCGCCATTTTTTCCAACCTGATGTTTATCGAAACTATTATATAGCAGCCCAAAAATTCTGGGAAGATTCCGAGCAACAAGCAGCTGCCAATGGTGGCGTAATGAGAACATCTGTATTAGGAATTTGGGAATATCCTTTTCCCGAAAAAGTGAAACAAAATGCAGAGCAAGTTTGCCAAATAACTCACTATGACCCCCGCTGCGTTGGCTCATCTGTTGCGGTTAGTTTAGCAATTAGTTACCTATTGCGCGGTCATCTTAATATTGAAGATATGATTCAAGAAATAGCACTAGAAGTAGCACCCTATTCTCCTTTAATTCAGGAGTATTTTGACAAAGCAGCAACAGAATCATTGGATGCACTTTCACTAGGGGAAGCAAACAAAATGGGGTATACTCTCAAAACAATGGCAGCAGGATTTTGGGCGCTGACTCACGCCGCTTCTTATGAAGATGGGGTGCTGCAAATTATCCATGAAGGCGGAGACGCAGACACCAATGCAGCCGTTGCTGGTGCGTTATTAGGAGCAAGGTTTGGATATTCTAGCATTCCGCAACAGTGGTTAGAGGAGTTGGCATATAAGCAACAACTGGATAGAAAAGTAGAGCAACTAATTCCTCTAGTTCAACAGTGGGAAACTACAGACTGCTAATAGCTAATGGTAGGGTAGGTTGGGTTGAGGTAATGAAACCCAACCTACTATGTCTAACTATGGACAAAAAGCGGCAAATTATAAAGGAAGTGATTAAACTGGCATGATATTACTGGCTTTTCTGCCTCCATAGTTTCATCAGGCATGATAGTTTTATCCAGCTTTGCACCAGTAAGATTGGTATTATGAAGGGTTGCCCCGCGCAAGTCAGCCCCCGTTAAATTGGCACCGCTCAAATTTGCCCAACTTAGATCTGCACCAGTCAAGTTAGCTTGAGTTAAATTAGCTTCTCCTAGCCTCGCCCCCCATAGTTTTGCTCCACTCAGATTGGCGGCGAAAAGATTTGCTCCAATCAGCGATGCTTCAATCAATTTCGCTTCGGTTAAGTCAGCTTCGCTCAAATCTGCTTCGCATAGAGACGCTGCCCATAGGTTAGCTTTATATAGTTTAGCCTTCCACAAGGAAGCCGAACAGAAATTAGCTTGCATCAAATCAGCTTCATTCAGCTTTGCTTTAAATAGATTTGCCTCCCGAAAGTCTGTTTCGCGGGCATAAGATAGAGATAAATTGGCATAACTTAAGTCGGCGTAATTGAGTATGGTTCCATTAAGATAGGCTTGGGAAAAATTTACTTGAATAAGTATGCTTCCACTAAAATTGGCTTCTTGAAAATTAAAGCCACTAAAGTCGGCGTTATTTAAGTTGGTGCTACTCAAGTTAATACGGTTGAAAGATTTCTCAGATGTGATATTATTCAGTAAAGCTGTTTTATCCATTGTTGTTTACCGTCAAGTTTTTTAAAGTGTGTAAGTTGAACTTACATCATAAAAGTGTAGAACTTGTGAAGTTCAGGGAATCTGTGGAACAGATGCACCTTCCGCCCACGCTACGTATACGCATCTGCGACTCTAGGTAGGGGCAAGCGAGAAAGCTGGGCAGCTATACTTTCAAGAGTTAAAGCCGGACGATCGCTAAACGAAGATGTACAGCCAGATACTATTAAAACCCGATGGTCGCCAACTCACCTTATATAGCAGGTATCCTATCGAACAGGGAATTATAGCGCCCAGCCCCAGCAATGAGCCAATTCAAGCAAATCCACACCTGCGTTGGCATCCCTTACGGGGAGAATGGGTTGCATACGCCAGTCATCGTCAAGGGCGCACCTTCATGCCGCCGCCCGAATATAACCCCCTGGCACCTACCAAAGATCCTGAATTTCCCACCGAACTCCCCCAAGGACGATACGATGCGGCAGTTTTTGATAACCGCTTTCCCTCAATGAAGGTGACTGCACACAATCCGCCTGCTAGCGTTGTGGAAACTATCCCGGCAAACGGTGCCTGCGAAGTGGTAGTGTTTACTCAAGATCCGCAAGCTTCTCTGGGTTCGCTGCCACTGGATCATCTGGAATTGGTATTGCAAGTTTGGGCTGACAGAACCCGCATACTGGGAGAAATTCCCCAAATTCAGTATGTATTGCCCTTTGAGAATAAAGGTGTGGAAATGGGAGTAACTTTGCTGCATCCCCACGGGCAAATTTATGCATATCCCTTTGTGCCATCGGTTCCGGCAAAGATGTTGGAGATGCAGCAGAGGTATTATCAGGAACATCGGCGGGGATTGTTAGAAGATTTGATTCAAAAGGAGATTGTAGATAAGCAGCGAATTATTTATTTAGATGAAGATGCAGTTGCTTTCGTCCCCGCCTGCGCCCGTTACCCTTACGAAGTTTGGGTTGCCCCGATACAACCCGTCGCTACTTTTGTAGATCTTAGCGAAAAGCAGCGTCTAGCAGTTGCCAAAGCTTTAAAAACTGTTCTTCTCAAGTATGATGGTTTGTGGAATCGCCCTTTTCCTTATTTAATGGCTTGGTTCCAAGCACCTACAGATGGCAATCCCCATCCAGAAGCACACCTGCACGCAGAATTTTATCCACCTTATCGGACAAAAGATCGTTTGAAATATCTGGCGGGAACTGAATTGGCAGCAGGAATGTTTGCTAATGATGCGCTTCCAGAAGAAAAGGCGAAGGAATTGCAGGCGGTAGTCGTAAATATAGTTTCAATTCCCGATCGGGATTTAAGGTTAGATCCCGCTGCTGAAGATTGAATATTAACCATAGATGAGTTGCTTTTGTCAAATCTAAACGGCGGTGCCTTCATGAATGCTGTAAACGAAGAAGTATCCTCCAAGCTGGAGTTAATCCGCAACTCGGTGAGTAAGATTGGGGCGATGGGTGTCCGTTTCAAGGGAACAGATTGGTTTGCTTGGGCGACTGCTGGTGGTTCAAATACGGTGTTGCTGACAGCTGAAACGGGTGTGGCGGAAGTGTTGGTAACTGCTGAGGATGCGTGGGTTTTGACTGATGAAATTGAAGCCCAACGTTTAAAAGATGAGGAACTTCCGGCAAATTTCAAGTTGCACATCCATCCTTGGGCAGATGTTGCTGCCCGCGAATCTTTTGTGCGGGAAGTAACGGAGGGGGGAAAGGTTTTAAGCGATCGCACTACTAACCAAGAAGGTTCGTTGCCTTTATCGCTTTTTAAGCACAAACGAGTAATGATGCCAAGGGAATTGGAGCGATATCGCCGCGTGGGGCGTTTAGCCAGCGAAGCTATGACAGAAGTGCTTTCAAAAGCCAAGCCTACATGGACAGAATACCAGTTGGCAGGTATGGGCGCAAAGGCGTTGTGGGCGAGGGGGTTGCATCCGGCGCTGACTTTGGTAGCTGGCGAGAGGCGTTTGCCACTTTATCGTCATGCTACACCCAGCAAGGAGCCGATCGGAGGGGAAGCGATGATGGTGTTTTGCGCTAGGGGATATGGTTTGTATGCAAATCTTACCCGATTTGTTTCTTTTGGTGGGATGAAACCGGAACACTCAAAATTGCACGCTTATCTCCGCGAAATTGAAGCGGAAGCGCTGAATTTGTGCCAACCTGGAACGTCTCTTAATACTATATACGATGCGTTCAAACAAGCTTATCAAAAATACGCATATCCGAATGCAATTCACGAACATCATCAGGGGGGAACTACCGGATATCTAGCGCGAGAAATTGTGGCAACTCCTTCTACTAGCGATACTCTGGCAGAAAATATGGCTGTGGCGTGGAATCCCAGTTTACCTGGTGCCAAGATTGAAGATACTTTTGTGATTTTTAAGGATGGAGAGTTAGAAAATCTGACTTTAGATCCAAAATGGCCTAATGTTGAGGTTGAAGGAAG is a window of Argonema galeatum A003/A1 DNA encoding:
- a CDS encoding glycosyltransferase family 1 protein; the encoded protein is MSPHKAQIKNDISNVVSGEKREALAQQDEVQLYMQAESPSIPTSKLKIDSSNKHFKVVAPSLTEPPDLVCLSHLRWDFVYQRPQHLLSRCAKERRVFFIEEPIFSSDSSGRLDIGRRESGVWVVVPHLKEGLSQSEVNTALQMLLGELFAERQIGQYIFWYYTPMAMAFTRHLKPLAIVYDCMDELSAFNGAPPAMRESEAELLKRADIVFTGGQSLYEAKRDRHPNVYAFPSSIEKAHFAQARNFTADPADQADIPHPRLGFFGVIDERMDIELLGGIAAARPDWHLVIIGPVVKIDPAILPRPQNIHYLGGKSYKELPAYLAGWDVAMLPFARNSSTRFISPTKTPEYLAAGKPVVSTSIRDVVRPYGENGLVRIADTVADFVAAAETALNENPHQSGWLLSVDTFLAQNSWDRTWDRMTELMQSAVTK
- the glf gene encoding UDP-galactopyranose mutase, which produces MFDYLIVGAGFSGSVLAERLATQLGKKILIVDTRNHIGGNAYDHYDDAGILVHKYGPHIFHTNSREVFEYLSNFTEWRQYEHRVLASVDGQLLPIPINLDTVNKLYGLNLNSFELTKFFESVAEPKEYIRTSEDVVVSKVGRELYEKFFRNYTRKQWGMDPSELDKSVIARVPTRTNRDDRYFTDSYQAMPLHGYTRMFEKMLSHPNIKVMLNTDYREIQDVIPYREMVYTGPVDAFFDYRFGKLPYRSLEFKHETHNTPTYQPAPVVNYPNEHPYTRVTEFKYLTGQSHGKTSIVYELPRAEGDPYYPVPRPENAEIYKKYKALAEATPHVHFVGRLATYKYYNMDQVVAQALTMYSNLIARSTLEQHIENGHALTV
- a CDS encoding NYN domain-containing protein, whose protein sequence is MAVLNRSNRGRIAIFIDGSNLFYAALELGIEIDYLKLLCYLTNGSPLLRCLFYTGVDPTNEKQQGFLHWMRRHGYRVISRDIIQLPDGSKKGNLDVEIAVDMVTLAEYYDTAILVSGDGDLAYAVNAVSYRGARVEVLGLRSMTSEILLNVADSYIDLDAIKEDVRKTPATGYYYRSFSGIQVEEQISDGNLPNSFD
- a CDS encoding signal peptidase I; amino-acid sequence: MQAKIVFGNADIEGASRWGWFIGHFVTPTDDPRSTSDLEVKWGVHPAGEGRSQWGMNAQATTLSILIKGRFRVQFPDREVVLSREGDYVLWSPGVSHCWLAEEDSTILSVRWPSQPGDTVAMSTQSQVNEENL
- a CDS encoding STAS domain-containing protein, coding for MDITGMIDFKRRATQRKLAEIEKLLLLIEVWDMSQVVKVVQYPDVLDSNMATQFHQEIEDVVKAGANIVLLDLKNLTSITSSGLMVLVEAFKLIRSAGCNLFICSLNEQVRILFELTGLDLVFQVFASLDEFNSRMLLKK
- a CDS encoding glycoside hydrolase family 2 protein; the encoded protein is MNTFGKWLEDCYVKNPTDRNNGAVVSQPETAYPRPQLERANWICLNGLWSFTFDDRGRFTKPTDIPNWTHTIEVPFAPESAKSGIGDRGFHPNCWYEREFEVDKGEGRVLLHFGAVDYHARVWVNGQFMAEHEGGYTPFSIDITPVLNENGPQKVTVWAQDDPHDLAKPRGKQDWQLEPHSIWYPRTSGIWQTVWAEVVPSTYIDRIRWTPHFDRWEIGFEAFVAGALDDGIQIKVKLTVGCQLLVNDTYEVINGEIHRRIALSDPGIDDYRNELLWSPEKPTLIDVKVQLWHNDTLLDEVKSYTAMRTVSIQRDRFMLNGHPYYLRLVLDQGYWPDTLTTAPSDEALRQDVELVKAMGFNGVRKHQKIEDPRFLYWADVLGLMVWEEMPSAYRFTPKAVERITKEWTEVIQRDSSHPCIVVWVPFNESWGVPDLTATAAHRNYVQALYHLTKTLDPTRPVIGNDGWESTATDIIGIHDYGVHDRNKAKSLAKRYGPQVNITELFDRRRPGGRVLTLDGYPHSGQPVMLTEFGGIAYAARETPNADKIWGYAQFSNVSELQKNYTALLNGVNKVEMFSGFCYTQLTDTFQEANGLLYADRTPKFSIEAIKAATLGWTTEEEDALPEAHEAKWSEVDLLKANGNGNG
- a CDS encoding beta-galactosidase, whose amino-acid sequence is MGKVKGKGVFSLNFSPSLLPHHLLPTTPDRLPITNYQLPMSIFESFFIGGFECSTHRLPSGKRLDVVAATGHDKFLAADYKRLQEQGILTVREGIRWHLIEPTPGKYDFSSVLPTIRTARDMGMQVIWDLFHYGWPDDIDIFSPAFIERFERMVLAFMEVLSSETDTVPFICPVNEISFVSWAGGDAAYINPFCKKRGDELKAQLVRSAIAAIEAVWHINPSARIVHIDPAINIIADPKKLKDRILAEDYRLSQYQGWDMLAGRQRHELGGKEKYLDIIGVNYYDRNQWIHNQDPMKLDDPLYTPFRYMLQEVYERYERPLFIAETGTEDNFRPTWFNYVCSEVVAAIQMGIPIDGLCLYPIVNHPGWDDDRHCHNGLWDYPNEVGDREIYQPLARELQYQRQQIEPMLSKS